GGTCTGGCCCAGGTCGCCGCCGTACTCGTTGACGATCGCCAGCCAGTCCTGGGGCACCGAGGATGAGCCGTGCATTACCAGGTGCGTGTTGGGGATACGCTCATGAATCTCCTTGATCCGGCTGATGGCCAGAACCTCGCCGCTGGGGGGGCGGGTAAACTTGTAGGCCCCGTGGCTGGTGCCGATGGCAATGGCCAGGGCGTCCACCCCGGTCTTTTTCACGAAATCCGCGGCCTGCACCGGGTCCGTAAGCATCTGCTCGCGGGTCAGCTTGCCTTCCGCGCCCACGCCGTCTTCCTTGCCAGCAATGCCTGTCTCCAGCGAACCCAGCACGCCCAGCTCGCCTTCCACGGAAACACCGCAGGCATGGGCCATCTCCACCACCTTGGCCGTTATCTCCACGTTGTACTCGTAGGTGGCGGGAGTCTTGGCGTCTTCCATCAGGGAGCCGTCCATCATCACCGAGGAAAAGCCGGCCTGGATGGAACGGGCGCAAACCGCCGGGGAGGCCCCGTGATCCTGGTGCAGACACAGGGGAATGTGGGGCCATTCCTCCATCGCCGCCTGGATCAGATGGCGGATGAACACGGATCCGGCGTATTTGCGGGCGCCGGCGGAACTTTGCAGAATCACCGGGCTGTCGGTTTCATTGGCCGCATGCATGATGGCCTGTACCTGTTCCATGTTGTTCACGTTGAACGCGGGGACCCCGTACCCGTGTTCCGCCGCGTGGTCCAAAAGCTGCCGTAGAGTGATCATTGCCATGGGAACCTCCGATTTTTGTCGAATGAAATCATTTTCTGTCTAACGCTCCAGGAGCTGCTCAAGGCGCTGTGCAGCGGCCTCGGGAGTGAAGTTGAAGTGCGCGAACAGCTGGTTTCCGGGAGCGGATTCGCCAAAGCGCCGCATCCCCAGCACATCTCCGTCCTGTCCCACCAGATGACGCCAGGACTCTGGCACGCCGGCCTCCACGGCCAAACGGACGCCGACATCCCGGGGCAGAACCGATTGTTGATATTCCTGGTCCTGAGCGTCGAAAAGCTCGATGCAGGGCATGGAAACGACGCGGACTTTCAGGCCCTTGGCGGACAACAATTTGGCCGCCTCGACCGCCACGTCCACTTCCGAACCGGAAGCCATGATGATCGCCTCGGGAAGCCCCTCGCAGTCCTTCAGTACGTACCCGCCGCGCCGGATGTTTGCCATGGCTTGTTCATCGCGTTCCTGATGGGTCAGGTTCTGCCGGGAAAGAATCAAGGCCGTCGGCCCGTCATGGCGCTGCAAGGCCTCGGCCCAGGCCGAAGAGGTCTCCACGGCATCGCAGGGCCGCCAGACGCGCAGGTTCGGGATCAGACGCAACGAGGCCGTGTGCTCGATGGGCTGATGCGTCGGACCATCCTCGCCGACTCCGATGGAATCGTGGGTCAAGACATGGATGGTGCGCAGCTCCATCATCGCCGCCATGCGCAGGGCGTTGCGGGAATAGTCGGAAAAGACCAGGAACGTGCCGCCGAACGGGATGAACCCGCCATGCGCGGCAATCCCGTTCATGATCGCGGCCATGCCGAATTCGCGCACCCCGTAGTAGACGTAGTCGCCGTTCCATACGGTTTTGGCCAGGGGCTTCGCACCGGACCATTTCGTCAGGTTGGAGGCCGCCAGGTCGGCGGAACCGCCCAGGAGCTCGGGCAGGACGGGCGTAAAATACTCGATGGCCTTTTGAGAGGCCTTGCGCGTGGCCAGCTTCTCTCCAGCCGCGGCGGTCGTCCTTACAAACTCCTGAGTGGTCTGCATGAATCCGTCAGGCAACTCCCCGGCCATTCTCCTGGTGAACTCAGCGGCCAACTCCGGGTAGGCGGCGGAGTATTCCCGGAATTTTGCGCTCCATGCTTTCTCCAGCTCCATGCCGCGTTCCCGGGCATCCCAGCCCGTTTTGATCTGCTCCGGGATCTCGAAAGGTGCGTGCGGCCAGTCCAGATTCTTCCGCGTAGCAGCGATCTCAGCGTCACCCAGGGGTGAGCCGTGACAATGCTCGGTGCCGCAGACATTGGGTGCGCCAAAACCAATGACGGTTTTGCAGCAGATCAGGGAGGGGCGATCGTTCTCGGCCTTGGCTTCGAGAATAGCCCGCCGGACGGCTTCGCCGTCATGCCCGTCCACGTTGCGCACGACATGCCAGCCGTAGGCCTCGAATCTGGCCGGGGTGTCGTCCGCGAACCAGCCGCCGACATTGCCGTCAATGGAAATCTGATTGTCGTCGTAAAACGCCGTCAGTTTGCCCAAGCCCAATGTTCCGGCAAGGGAGCAGACCTCATGGGAAATACCTTCCATCAGACAGCCGTCTCCGAGGAAGACATAGGTAAAGTGGTTCACAATGTCGAAATCGTCTCTATTGAAGTGTGCAGCGAGAACCCGTTCGGCCACGGCCATGCCCACGGCGTTGCCCAGCCCCTGACCCAGCGGGCCGGTGGTGGTCTCCACGCCGGGAGTGATACCGCGTTCCGGGTGTCCGGGTGTCTTCGATCCCAGTTGCCGAAAGTTCTTGATGTCCTCGATGGTCAGGTCGTAGCCGGACAGATGCAGCAGGGCGTACAGCAGAATCGAGCCGTGCCCGTTGGACAGCACGAAGCGGTCCCGATCGGCCCATTGCGGGTTGGCCGGGTTGTGGCGCAGAAAATCGTTCCACAAAACCTCGGCAATATCGGCCATGCCCAGAGGGGCTCCCGGGTGCCCGGACTGGGCTTTCTGAATGGCGTCCATGCTCAATGCACGAACGGCATTGGCCAACTTTCTACGCTGAGACATATTTTCTCCTTGGAATTACTGAATTACAGCAAATGACGTGTGTAAGCGGATGTCAGAGAGGATCGTCATAACTTGTCGCGGATTTACTCCTGAGCGCGGCCCCCCCCGCAAACTTTTTGGTAGCACCGGTTTGTGGTGGAGCGCAATATGCAGATCCGTGCCTCCAGCTCCAAAAAAGGTTCCACCAAGCAGACCAAATGCCCGGCAATTTTCAACAATGCCGTACTCGCTATAATCGAAACGAAAGCAGTAATTCGCTGCAAGGGACCATACTGTTCAAACAACAGCATGAGTTGCTGCCACGTCATCAACCTTTGCCATCTTAGAGCATGCCGGATAAAAACCATTTCGCCAGCTGGCGGCCTTTGGATACGTTGCTCGCCGACGCGCTTTGGATTGTCCTGCAACCCCGATACAAGGAGACCCTCTCATGTCCCAGGAAACCCCGCAACGCAACCTTGCTCTCGACCTTGTTCGTGTAACCGAAGCCGCGGCTCTGGCCTCTTCCAGATGGCTGGGCAAAGGCGACAAAGAACACGGCGATTTCGCGGCCGTGGAGGCCATGCGTCTCAGTTTCAGCGCCATTGACATCAAGGGCACCGTGGTCATCGGAGAAGGCGAAAAAGATGAGGCGCCGATGCTCTATAACGGCGAAAAGTTGGGCACGGGCAACGGTCCGGAGGTGGACGTCGCGGTTGACCCGGTGGAAGGAACGCGGCTGCTGGCCTTTGGCCGGCCCAACGCCATTGCCGTGGTTGCGCTGGCCCCGCGGGGAACCATGTACAACCCCGGTCCCGCGTTTTACATGAAAAAGATGACCGTGCCCTCTGAGGCGAAATACCAGGTGGACATCAAGGCGCCGGTGGCCGAGAATCTGCGCCGTGTTGCCAAGGCCCTGGGCAAGTCCGTGGACGACATGGTGGTCTTTGTCCTTGACAAGCCGCGTCATGCCGGCTTGATCAGGGAAATCCGCGAAGCCGGTGCGCGCATCCAACTGCATACGGATGGCGACGTGGCCGGGGCGTTGATGGCCATTACCCCGGGCGGCGAAGTGGACATGATGATCGGAACCGGGGGCACTCCCGAAGGCATCCTGGCCGCCGTGGCGATCCGGATCATGGGCGGAGAAATGCAGTGCATGCTCGATCCGCAGTCCGACGCTGAACGCGAAAGCGTGCAACAAGCCGGATACAGCCTCGAGCGGGTCCTGACCGTGGATGATCTGGTTAAAAGCGACGACGTCTTTTTTGCCGCAACCGGCATCTCCGGCGGGACGTTTCTCAAGGGCGTGGAATTCACCGGCAAGGGAGCCGTGACCCATTCCATGGTCATGCGCGGCAAGACGGGCACGTTCCGGCTGATCGAGGCGCAGCATTCCTTCTCCAAGTTGATGCGCATCAGCGCCATTGAGTACGGCACGAAAAACGAACGCGCCTGAGTCAAAATCGTCATCACATACCAATGCAACGC
This DNA window, taken from Desulfonatronum thiosulfatophilum, encodes the following:
- the fba gene encoding class II fructose-bisphosphate aldolase (catalyzes the reversible aldol condensation of dihydroxyacetonephosphate and glyceraldehyde 3-phosphate in the Calvin cycle, glycolysis, and/or gluconeogenesis) — its product is MAMITLRQLLDHAAEHGYGVPAFNVNNMEQVQAIMHAANETDSPVILQSSAGARKYAGSVFIRHLIQAAMEEWPHIPLCLHQDHGASPAVCARSIQAGFSSVMMDGSLMEDAKTPATYEYNVEITAKVVEMAHACGVSVEGELGVLGSLETGIAGKEDGVGAEGKLTREQMLTDPVQAADFVKKTGVDALAIAIGTSHGAYKFTRPPSGEVLAISRIKEIHERIPNTHLVMHGSSSVPQDWLAIVNEYGGDLGQTYGVPVEEIQQGIKFGVRKINIDTDLRLAATGAIRRHMATKPKDFDPRKYLKASSEAMKGICLERFQAFGTAGYASKIKPLSMEVMEVLYAKGELTHQIK
- the tkt gene encoding transketolase, with the translated sequence MSQRRKLANAVRALSMDAIQKAQSGHPGAPLGMADIAEVLWNDFLRHNPANPQWADRDRFVLSNGHGSILLYALLHLSGYDLTIEDIKNFRQLGSKTPGHPERGITPGVETTTGPLGQGLGNAVGMAVAERVLAAHFNRDDFDIVNHFTYVFLGDGCLMEGISHEVCSLAGTLGLGKLTAFYDDNQISIDGNVGGWFADDTPARFEAYGWHVVRNVDGHDGEAVRRAILEAKAENDRPSLICCKTVIGFGAPNVCGTEHCHGSPLGDAEIAATRKNLDWPHAPFEIPEQIKTGWDARERGMELEKAWSAKFREYSAAYPELAAEFTRRMAGELPDGFMQTTQEFVRTTAAAGEKLATRKASQKAIEYFTPVLPELLGGSADLAASNLTKWSGAKPLAKTVWNGDYVYYGVREFGMAAIMNGIAAHGGFIPFGGTFLVFSDYSRNALRMAAMMELRTIHVLTHDSIGVGEDGPTHQPIEHTASLRLIPNLRVWRPCDAVETSSAWAEALQRHDGPTALILSRQNLTHQERDEQAMANIRRGGYVLKDCEGLPEAIIMASGSEVDVAVEAAKLLSAKGLKVRVVSMPCIELFDAQDQEYQQSVLPRDVGVRLAVEAGVPESWRHLVGQDGDVLGMRRFGESAPGNQLFAHFNFTPEAAAQRLEQLLER
- the glpX gene encoding class II fructose-bisphosphatase → MSQETPQRNLALDLVRVTEAAALASSRWLGKGDKEHGDFAAVEAMRLSFSAIDIKGTVVIGEGEKDEAPMLYNGEKLGTGNGPEVDVAVDPVEGTRLLAFGRPNAIAVVALAPRGTMYNPGPAFYMKKMTVPSEAKYQVDIKAPVAENLRRVAKALGKSVDDMVVFVLDKPRHAGLIREIREAGARIQLHTDGDVAGALMAITPGGEVDMMIGTGGTPEGILAAVAIRIMGGEMQCMLDPQSDAERESVQQAGYSLERVLTVDDLVKSDDVFFAATGISGGTFLKGVEFTGKGAVTHSMVMRGKTGTFRLIEAQHSFSKLMRISAIEYGTKNERA